In the genome of Cydia strobilella chromosome Z, ilCydStro3.1, whole genome shotgun sequence, one region contains:
- the LOC134755234 gene encoding innexin inx7-like: protein MEGRLFASTIAAVAPQFKFKSKPIIENLVFKLHYKATVTLLVVFVILVCAREFFGDHIKCISDQGVPDHVIQTYCFFMATFTIVRHYNESLLQSGFLPHPGVGPLSDDDETLHHTYYQWVPFVLFLQSIAFYMPHYVWKKKEGGRIKALVDGLQYASIAIQDGDDMTVSGKIVPSQKSLDKKLDIIRKDIIMRLRITRTWSVWLVAMEIGNMLHVMLQVYISDCFLNGQFMDLGSRVVGFGNWDFIADPLETVFPKVTKCIFHKYGPSGSIQQHDALCVMALNIIHEKIYVILWFWFLFLFIVSVLAVIWRIGSFFLYRRSLRFNELMFRQVTGGKFNPYNVISVVNGCQYGDWLFLYYLAKNMQGFIFRELFARLAEELEKRDMPYPQSGHEKKGAEPVLVGRVDYDDETLPLKEKTAL from the exons ATGGAGGGCAGACTCTTCGCCTCCACAATCGCCGCGGTAGCCCCACAATTCAAGTTCAAATCCAAACCAATAATAGAAAACTTGGTCTTCAAACTCCACTATAAAGCTACTGTAACACTACTGGTGGTGTTCGTGATCCTGGTGTGCGCGAGAGAGTTCTTCGGGGACCACATCAAGTGCATATCGGATCAGGGCGTGCCGGACCATGTTATTCAGACGTATTGCTTCTTCATGGCGACTTTTACCATC GTCCGCCATTACAACGAGAGCCTGCTCCAGTCAGGGTTCCTCCCACACCCCGGCGTGGGACCCCTTAGCGACGACGACGAGACCCTACACCACACGTACTACCAGTGGGTTCCGTTCGTTCTTTTCCTGCAGTCCATAGCCTTCTACATGCCGCATTATGTTTGGAAGAAGAAGGAAG GCGGCAGAATCAAAGCTCTGGTGGACGGGCTCCAGTACGCCAGCATCGCGATTCAAGATGGCGACGATATGACCGTCAGTGGCAAGATCGTGCCATCGCAGAAGAGTCTGGACAAGAAACTTGATATCATCAGGAAGGATATCATTATGAG ATTAAGAATAACCAGAACCTGGTCCGTTTGGCTGGTCGCCATGGAGATAGGGAACATGCTACACGTGATGCTGCAGGTTTACATCTCAGACTGCTTCCTGAACGGCCAGTTCATGGACCTTGGGTCCAGGGTCGTGGGTTTCGGGAACTGGGACTTCATCGCTGATCCCTTGGAAACTGTGTTTCCTAAG GTAACAAAGTGTATTTTCCACAAATACGGTCCGAGCGGCTCCATACAACAACACGACGCCCTCTGTGTGATGGCCCTGAACATCATACACGAGAAGATCTACGTTATACTGTGGTTCTGGTTCCTGTTCCTGTTCATCGTGTCTGTGCTTG CTGTGATTTGGAGAATTGGCTCCTTCTTCCTCTATCGCCGTTCTCTGAGGTTCAACGAGCTGATGTTCCGTCAAGTGACTGGGGGTAAATTCAACCCATACAACGTGATCagtgtggtcaacgggtgtcagtATGGGGACTGGCTGTTCCTTTATTATTTGGCGAAGAATATGCAGGGCTTCATATTCAG AGAGCTCTTCGCACGTCTAGCTGAAGAATTAGAGAAGAGAGACATGCCCTATCCACAGAGTGGTCATGAGAAGAAGGGGGCCGAGCCAGTCCTCGTGGGCAGAGTTGACTATGATGATGAAACACTGCCTCTAAAAGAAAAGACTGCGTTATGA